One Mastacembelus armatus chromosome 10, fMasArm1.2, whole genome shotgun sequence DNA window includes the following coding sequences:
- the neurog1 gene encoding neurogenin-1, whose translation MDSVYSDIDSNSCDFFPHTDDEDSRASLRSASPDSSPLCQPRSPVPERQPEKKRRRGRARSEATVQVVKKNRRLKANDRERNRMHNLNDALDALRGVLPAFPDETKLTKIETLRFAHNYIWALSETIRIADLQAGKTGDPPLLLSPACLGDASSPGSDACSWSSSASSSSSSPAYCASSPGSPAAPEDYSYLQQDALYGFHGFVPGIY comes from the coding sequence ATGGACTCCGTCTACTCCGACATCGACAGCAACAGCTGCGACTTCTTCCCGCACACCGACGACGAGGACTCCCGCGCCAGCCTGCGCTCCGCCTCCCCGGACTCCTCTCCGCTCTGCCAGCCGCGCTCCCCGGTGCCCGAGCGGCAACCCGAGAAGAAGCGGCGCCGCGGCCGCGCTCGCAGCGAAGCCACCGTGCAGGTGGTGAAGAAGAACCGGCGTTTGAAGGCCAACGACCGGGAGAGGAACCGCATGCACAACCTGAACGATGCGCTGGACGCGCTGCGCGGCGTGCTGCCGGCCTTTCCGGACGAGACCAAACTCACCAAAATCGAGACTCTGCGCTTTGCGCACAACTACATCTGGGCGCTGTCAGAGACCATCCGCATCGCAGACCTGCAGGCGGGAAAGACCGGGGACCCTCCTCTACTGCTGAGCCCCGCCTGCCTCGGCGATGCCTCGAGTCCCGGCAGCGATGCCTGCTCCTGGAGCTCCAGcgcctcctcgtcctcctcctccccggCCTACTGCGCCTCCAGTCCGGGCAGCCCCGCTGCGCCCGAGGACTACAGCTACCTGCAGCAGGACGCGCTGTACGGCTTCCACGGATTCGTGCCGGGCATCTATTGA